The sequence GTCCGGCAATCGCCTATCCAGCAAGGCGAGCGAATAGGCGCGATCCTCGAGCGCGATGACCGCATCCTCTTTCGTGCCGACTCGATCGACGCCGTAGCCCGCACGCTCGATCCTGGACATTACTTGCGACGCCAAGGCCGCATGATCTTCCACCAAAAGAATTCGCATGGGCGCCGCTCCCAGCTTTCACCATTGCGCGGTTCGAGCGCTATGCGTCCGAAATGCGCGTCACCCATTTCATAACGAAGACGGCGCCTGTGGCAAGCGCCCGGCGGGCCGCGCAAAGCAGCGACTCTCATGCATGCCGGCTTTGGCGCTGTGGCGCCTTTGCAACAGTTCCCGCCTTTTTAATGTATTTTTCGATCCGCGAGGTTCCCACGACACTTCCCTCTTAATGCTCGAGCCAGCGACCCGTGGCGCGGTCCGGCGAAAGCCCGATAAAAATCGTGCTATAGCATTGGCCGAATGGGTCTTTTGGGGAATGTGGGCAGTCATGATGTTCGCGCGAGAGGATCAGCGAGCGGGAAGGCGCCGACGACCGGCGTTTTCGGCGCGCTCTATTCTCGTCTGCATGCTGGCGCTCCTGTTCACCTTCCAGAGTCTCGCCGCCGTCCCCTCTTCGGGCGCGCATCTTACGCGCCGCGGCGAGGCGAGTTTCGCCGCCTCTGCCCGTGGCGCGCCTTGTGTCGCGGATGCGCATGGCGGCGATGCGCCACCCGCCCATAGCGGCAATCACGCCCAGTGCTGCGTCCTTTGCGGCGCGCGCGATTTCGACGGCGCAGCGCTCGCGAGCCTGACGCCGGAGAGCGAAGCGTTCACGCCTCGGCACCTATCCGCCTCGCCTGCTCGGCTGCGCGAGGCGCTGGTCCGCCCGCCCACGGGCTGGGCCAGTTCCTGGTCGTCGCAGGCGCCGCCCTATTTCTCCTGACCGGCTGAATGAGGGCCGAAGGGCCAAATCACCTCGTCACGGTTCATGCGGGCGTCGATCGCCGCGCAAGGAGAATTCCCATGCTTCGTTCCATCCTGTTGCGCGGCGCATCCGCCGGCGCGCTCGCGGCCTTGTCCTTTTCCCACTCGGCGTCGGCGCAGGAGTCACTGCCGGCGATCGAGATCGGCGCTGCCGCGGGGCCGGTTCGCCCGACAGCGCAATCGGCGCGCGCCGAGGCGGAAAAGACCAGCTATCACTCCGAAAACGCGACAACAGCGCTGAAGACCAACACGTCCATCATGGAGACGCCAGTCTCGGTGCAAGTCGTGCCGCAGCAGGTGCTGCTGGATCAGCAGGCGATGACGCTGGCGCGCGCGGTGGACAATGTCAGCGGCGTTCGCTCATTCGATTCCGGCTATATCGGCGGCAATGATCAATTTCAGATCCGCGGCTTCACGACCCCTTACGTGTATACGGACGGGCTGCGATTGCAGAGCGGCCTGCCGGGAACGTCATCGCTGATCAATGTCGAGAAGGTCGAGGTTCTCAAAGGGCCGGCTTCGATCCTCTATGGCCGCGCGGACCCCGGCGGCATCGTCAACGTCGTGACGAAGCAGCCCGAGGCGATTCCGCATTACGTCCTCCAGCAGCAATTCGGCTCCTATGGCTCCTACAGAACGACGCTGGACGCCACCGGACCGCTGACCAAAGACGACACGCTGCTCTATCGGCTGACGGCGGAGGCGGATCTCGAGCATTCCTTTCATGAGACGAACTATTCACGAAATTACTTCGTCTCGCCGGTTGTGCGGTGGAATATAGACGCCGCGACACAAATAACATTCAATCTGCAATATGGCCGTCAAGCCATTCCCTTCGATGTCGGCACGTTCGGATTCACCAAATACGATCCGCTCTCATTGGTGTTCGGCGTGGGGCCGGCGGCCTTTCTGCCGCGCGAGCGGTCGTTCAACGATCCGAACTCCTCGATGAATGTCGAGACCGTGAAATACGGTTATAACTTCTCGCATAAATTCTCGGAGGATTGGACTTTGACCAATCGCTTCGAAGGCATTGTCTATCACTCGGACAATTACCTGGTGGTTCCGGTCGGATTCGCCGCCAATTCGCCGACGCAATTGAGCCGCGTCGCGATCGCCAATAGCGGCGTGCGAGACAGCGTGAATTTAAATCTCGATCTCACGGGACGATTCGAAACCTATGGCGTCGAGCATTCGGTGCTGGTCGGCGGCGATTACCTCTCCAATCGGGCGTTCAATCCGTTTTTCGGCGCATCGAAAATTCGGCAATCGAACATCGACTATCTGTTTCCGATCCATAGCGTCACGCCGACAAATCTGAGCCAATACAATAGCTTCCTTCCCGGCTCGACCTCGATCAACCGAGAAGACTGGTACGGATTCTATGTTCAGGATCAGCTCAAGCTGCCCTACAATCTGTTCGTGTTGGCCGGAGCTCGCTACGACCGCGCCATCACGCATTCGAACGCCTATGACGGAAACGGCGAGCAGCTCGGCAATAATTCTCAGCGCGTCACGCCGCGGTTCGGCCTGCTGTGGCGGCCGATCGAGGAAGTGAGCCTCTATGGCAGCTATCTCGAAAACTTCGGCTCCGCCGGCGGTCTCTCCGGTCCCGCCGGGCCGACACAGCAAATTCTGCCTTCGGAAACTGCCCAGCAATGGGAGGTGGGCGTCAAAACCGAGCTGTTCGACAAGCGCCTCACGGCGACTTTGGCCTATTACAATCTCATCAAGCAGCATGTCGGCGTGTCGGACCCCGATCCGACCAGAGCCGCTCTCGGCTATCGCGTCGCGACGGGCGAGATTCGCAACAGAGGCGTGGAGCTGGATGTCGCAGGCGAGATCCTGCCCGGTTGGAAGGTGATCGGAGGCTATTCCTATATCGACTCGATCGTCGCCAAGGACGAGGGCGTCGTCAGCGATCCGCTCGGCAATATGGTCAGCTTCAAGGGCTTCACCGGCTTCATCCCGGCGGATGTGTCCCGTCACATGGGCAATCTGTTCACGACCTACGAATTGCAGGACGGCGATTGGAAGGGCCTGAAATTCGGCGGCGGAGTCAACGCCCGTAGCAAATCCTATGGCGACAGCCTGAACAGCTATCATGTTCCCGGCTACGCCATCTTCAATCTGCTCGCGTCCTATAGCTGGAGCCTCTACGGGACCAAGCTGACCGCGCAGCTCAATGTCGAAAATCTGGCCGACACGCGCTATTACCCCACCGGCAACCGAGGCCAGTTCCAGATCGGCGTCGGAACGCCGCGAACATTCAAGGGCTCCATCCGCATGGAGTTCTGACGATGTCTCGCGCCTTCTGGGTGCGGGTTCATCGCTGGGCGGGCTTGGCGATGGCGGGGTTTCTCGTCATCGTCGGGCTGACCGGCGGCGTGCTCGCGTTTCGCGAGGAACTGGACGTCTGGCTCAACCCGGAGCTAGCGACCGTCGCGCCGCGTGACGCGCCTATGCTCGATCCGCTCGTCTTGCGCGAACGCGCCGCCGCGCTCTATCCAGACGCGAGGATCGACGCGGCTCCCCTTCGCATCGAGCCGGGCCGCTCATTCGAAATCAGGGTCCACCGGCGAGCGCCGGAAGGCGGCGCTCTCACGACCTTCGTTTCGCTCGATCCTTACACGGGCGAGAAGCTCGGCGCCCGCGATTGGGGCGAGGTTTCGCTGGCGCGGAAGGACATTATCTTCTTCCTCTATCGCCTGCATTACACGCTGGCGCTGCCGGCGAGCACGGGCGGCCTCGGCGCCTATCTGCTCGGCGTCACCGCGCTCGTCTGGACGATAGACTGTTTCGTTTCCGCTTATCTCACCCTACCGCAGCAGCGAGGTGAAAAGCGCATTGCCTCGGCCAAATCCTGGTGGAGCCGCTGGAGGCCGGCTTGGCTGATCAAGTTCGGCGCCGGCGCCTATCGCATCAATTTCGACATTCATCGCGCTTTCGGACTTTGGACCTGGGCGATGCTGCTCGTTTTCGCCTGGTCGAGCGTCGGCTTCAACCTCGATGGCGTCTATACGCCGACGATGCGCGCGCTGTTCGGCCTGTCGCGGCCGAACGCGAACCCGCCCATGCGCGCGAATCCGCTCGACCGCCCACGGCTCGACTGGCGCGAGGCGCGCGACGTGGGTCGCGCTCTCCTCGGCGAGCAGGCGCGCCAGAATGGCTTCGCGATCGAGCGCGAGGAGTCTATCGCCCTCGATCGCGAGCATGGCGTCTACACAATTTCCGCACATAGTTCGCTCGACATTGGGAAGCGCGCTGGAGCCTCAGTGACCTTCGATGCGGACACGGGCGTTCTGCGCGAGGCGGCATGGACTGGAAGCGCTTCGGAAAAAGCCGGCGATGTGATCGACCGTTGGCTCGCCGCGTTGCACACGGCCGCCGTATTCGGTCTGCCGATGAAGATTTTCGTTTGCGCTATGGGCGCGGTGATCGCGACGCTCTCGGCCACCGGCGTCTACATCTGGTGGAAGAAGCGTGTGGCGCGACGACGGCATCCGCGCGCATCGGCGCATGTTCCTATCGCCATCGAGCGACGAGCTCGGTCCTGACGTCCAGACTTTCAAAGTAGCGGGAGCCCGCCGACCGGCGGATGTCATGCCGAGGGCGACGCGAACGGTCGGCCTCGGGTATTCCATCGAGCGATGTGGTCGTATATGACCAAAATGCAATTACGCAGATCGGATTTCATCCCCTATCGTCGGGCCGAAAAAACGGCGTCGGCAGAGTCGACGATTGTAAGTCATAATAAGCTTCGTGGAGCGCGGCTCGACCACGGGGCGATCCCGGTCGTCGCCGACCTTTCGTGCGTAGGAAATCCTCGCAATGCAACGTAAGATCGCTGCAATTCTCGCCGCGGACGTCGCCCAATACAGCCGCTTGGTCGCGGAAGACGAGGAGGATGCGCTGGCGCGTCTCGCCTCCAGTCGCGAGGTGTTCGACGAATTCGTGGGCAAGGCCGGCGGACGGGTGTTCAATACGGCCGGCGACGCCGTATTCGCCGAATTTCCGAGCGCTGTGGAGGCTGTCCGCTGCGCCATCGACATTCAGGAATCGCTGCGAACCCAAAATCTCGGCGTTCCGCAGCGTCGCCAGATGCTGTTTCGGATCGGCGTGACCATCGGCGATGTGGTCGAGCGCGACGGCGACCTTCTGGGCGACGGCGTCAATATCGCCGCGCGGCTCGAGGGGCTGGCGGAGCCGGGCGGCATTTGCGTCTCCCGCAGCGTCTTCGAGCAGGTCGGCAACAAGATTTCCGTGCCGTTCCGCGACATTGGCGCGCAGGAGGTCAAAAATATTCCTCAGCCCGTGCATGCCTTCGTCGTGGATATGGCCGGCACCGTCGCCGGCGAATGGCGTCGCGCGCCGGGTTCGAGGCTCGCGCCACCGCCAAAGCCCGCCCCGCGCTGGCGAACGCCCGCGGCGGCGGCCGGCGTGTTCCTCATCGCGGCGGCGGCGGCGCTCACCTTCACGAAACATAGCGGCGGGCCGGCGTTCGCGCCGGTCGGGCTCTCCCCCTCCGACTCCGCCGAGGCCTATGCCGTGCTCGCGAAATCCGGCGGCGTCGTCCAGGACGCGCGCACGGCTCCGGAACTCTATCACAACGCCCGCACTTTCGAGGCGCGCGGCGACGCCGCCTCCGCCCGGCGCGATTATCTGGCGCTCGCGGAGCTCGGCACGGAGGCGCTCGACGCGCATCTGCGCTTCGCGGCGCTGCTGCGCGCCCAGGACGGGCGCGCCGGCGCGCGGGAGGCCTATGATCGCCTGCGCGAGGCGACCGGCTCCGGCGCCGCCGCGCTGGTTCATGCAACG comes from Methylosinus sp. H3A and encodes:
- a CDS encoding TonB-dependent siderophore receptor, which gives rise to MLRSILLRGASAGALAALSFSHSASAQESLPAIEIGAAAGPVRPTAQSARAEAEKTSYHSENATTALKTNTSIMETPVSVQVVPQQVLLDQQAMTLARAVDNVSGVRSFDSGYIGGNDQFQIRGFTTPYVYTDGLRLQSGLPGTSSLINVEKVEVLKGPASILYGRADPGGIVNVVTKQPEAIPHYVLQQQFGSYGSYRTTLDATGPLTKDDTLLYRLTAEADLEHSFHETNYSRNYFVSPVVRWNIDAATQITFNLQYGRQAIPFDVGTFGFTKYDPLSLVFGVGPAAFLPRERSFNDPNSSMNVETVKYGYNFSHKFSEDWTLTNRFEGIVYHSDNYLVVPVGFAANSPTQLSRVAIANSGVRDSVNLNLDLTGRFETYGVEHSVLVGGDYLSNRAFNPFFGASKIRQSNIDYLFPIHSVTPTNLSQYNSFLPGSTSINREDWYGFYVQDQLKLPYNLFVLAGARYDRAITHSNAYDGNGEQLGNNSQRVTPRFGLLWRPIEEVSLYGSYLENFGSAGGLSGPAGPTQQILPSETAQQWEVGVKTELFDKRLTATLAYYNLIKQHVGVSDPDPTRAALGYRVATGEIRNRGVELDVAGEILPGWKVIGGYSYIDSIVAKDEGVVSDPLGNMVSFKGFTGFIPADVSRHMGNLFTTYELQDGDWKGLKFGGGVNARSKSYGDSLNSYHVPGYAIFNLLASYSWSLYGTKLTAQLNVENLADTRYYPTGNRGQFQIGVGTPRTFKGSIRMEF
- a CDS encoding PepSY domain-containing protein; translated protein: MSRAFWVRVHRWAGLAMAGFLVIVGLTGGVLAFREELDVWLNPELATVAPRDAPMLDPLVLRERAAALYPDARIDAAPLRIEPGRSFEIRVHRRAPEGGALTTFVSLDPYTGEKLGARDWGEVSLARKDIIFFLYRLHYTLALPASTGGLGAYLLGVTALVWTIDCFVSAYLTLPQQRGEKRIASAKSWWSRWRPAWLIKFGAGAYRINFDIHRAFGLWTWAMLLVFAWSSVGFNLDGVYTPTMRALFGLSRPNANPPMRANPLDRPRLDWREARDVGRALLGEQARQNGFAIEREESIALDREHGVYTISAHSSLDIGKRAGASVTFDADTGVLREAAWTGSASEKAGDVIDRWLAALHTAAVFGLPMKIFVCAMGAVIATLSATGVYIWWKKRVARRRHPRASAHVPIAIERRARS
- a CDS encoding adenylate/guanylate cyclase domain-containing protein; the protein is MQRKIAAILAADVAQYSRLVAEDEEDALARLASSREVFDEFVGKAGGRVFNTAGDAVFAEFPSAVEAVRCAIDIQESLRTQNLGVPQRRQMLFRIGVTIGDVVERDGDLLGDGVNIAARLEGLAEPGGICVSRSVFEQVGNKISVPFRDIGAQEVKNIPQPVHAFVVDMAGTVAGEWRRAPGSRLAPPPKPAPRWRTPAAAAGVFLIAAAAALTFTKHSGGPAFAPVGLSPSDSAEAYAVLAKSGGVVQDARTAPELYHNARTFEARGDAASARRDYLALAELGTEALDAHLRFAALLRAQDGRAGAREAYDRLREATGSGAAALVHATLFDGAERRRRIEAFVAARPDFSPAQMLLADEYSDDRVGAQTIGDRRKEKAALAAFLAADAEGGLTPFFLDHSALAEWLERARRRHAALEAEHATARGAPAAQFMRSNAGWTVSVSLPEPAVALAWRLGETGEFSATGETAAIDQRTGRLMPNLSFDLPPDTPPSTLWIKYEDASSRAVGPFPVSFDPHRALVDGHRDLLERFWNNWAAFSPDGRLVYYTQLMSYRCAIAKAELGFDDKPPTVLPMPPCDERNPYSIPADAAPYLKAPAGLKAVSVRLTYSNGEQSKARVFRRQ